One Carya illinoinensis cultivar Pawnee chromosome 5, C.illinoinensisPawnee_v1, whole genome shotgun sequence genomic window, TCAGACGGCGATTGAAGATCCGGAGCTGGCTTTGCTGGCCAAGAGGACGCTCGAGAAGAAGTCTTCTTCGTCCTTGGGAGCCTCCATGCTACGGAGCACTTCGGCTCATATCCGGCAGGTCTCGCAGGAGCTCAAACGTTTAGCTTCCCTTTCCAGAAGATCGTCTGCTGCTAGACGTTTCGACCGGACCAAGTCGGCTGCTGCACATGCCTTGAAGGGCCTAAAGTTTATCGCAGCCGCCAAGAGCGGCGGCGCCTCTGGATGGCCTGCCATAGAGAAGCGATTCGACGAGCTGACGGCTTCTACCAACGGACTTCTTGTGTCTTCATTGTTCGGCGAATGCATAGGTAGTGTAATTCCCCAAATCCCAACAATCTGACTAAAGAATAACACAAACGTTAATATTCCATAGATAGAAATTGGTTATGCATGTTTATTTATGTTCTTTTCAATTGTTATATTCGTGACAGGAATGAACAAGGAGTCAAAGGAATTCGCAGGTGAGCTTTTCGGAGCACTTGCTAGGAGGCATAACATAAGTGGTGATTCAATTAACAAGCAACAGCTCAGAGGTTTCTGGGAGCAAATATCTGATGAAAGCTTCGACAGCAGGCTCCAAACTTTCTTTGACATgtacatataaattttttttttctttcttttataatttattttaaagaatgaaGAATGAGTCTTCTTACTTCATTACTCCGTTGTCATGACTTTTGCCAAATTCCTATCATTCTTTCTTACCGAAAACTTATTTACAACTTCTGTTAACCTATACTAACTTGTAAGAACCAAATGCGTGATCATCCAGGGTGGATAAAGACGCTGATGGAAGAATCACAGAAGAAGAAGTCACAGAGGTATAATATGCCGACAAACTCTGCAATATTCAGCTGATCATCATATGTAGAAgtctaatattaaaaatctgaaaaattccCTTTCCAGATCATCAGCTTGAGTGCTTCTGCAAACAAACTCTCCAATATTCAGAAACAAGCAAAGGAATATGCAGCATTGATTATGGAAGAACTAGACCCGGAAAACGCCGGATATATCATGGTACGTATTTGCATGAAAAGAGCTACTTTAATTTTAATCATATATGGGTTCCCATTTTGCAATGACTTAATCCCTGCTACTCCTCGATGGCAAAAACCAGGTATACAACCTCGAAATGCTGCTATTACAAGCTCCAAACCAATCTGTCAGGATAAGTGACAGCCGAATCCTGAGTCAAATGCTGAGCCAGAAGCTGAAGCCTACAATGGAGGACAACCCACTAAGAAGATGGTACCAGAAGATCAAGTACTTCCTACTGGATAACTGGCAAAGGGTCTGGGTAATGATGCTATGGCTTGGGATCATGATGGGTCTGTTTGCGTACAAGTTTGTGCAGTATCGAAACAAGGCTGCTTTCCATGTGATGGGGTACTGTGTTTGCGTTGCCAAAGGTGGGGCAGAAACCCTGAAATTCAACATGGCTCTGATATTACTGCCAGTATGCCGGAACACCATTACTTGGCTCAGAAACAAGACCAAATTAGGGACCATTGTTCCGTTTGATGACAATCTCAATTTCCATAAGGTATAGTATAATAATTATGATTTACATTCACATTCTTTACAGTCATTTAATCCATCGATCTCTCGTCCCCAAATTTCCAGAGATGGCTTACGTTTTTGTTCTTATCCAAAATTCAGGTAATTGCAGTCGGAATTTCTGTCGGGGTTGGACTGCACGCCATTTCTCATTTAACATGTGATTTCCCACGACTTCTTCACGCAACGGAGGAGGAATACGAGCCTATGGAGCCTTATTTTGGAGAAGAACAGCCAACTAACTACTGGTGGTTTGTGAAGGGAGTCGAAGGGTGGTCAGGTATAATCATGATCGTGTTGATGGCCATAGCTTTCACTTTAGCTACCCCTTGGTTTAGGCGAAACAGAGTCAACCTCCCCAAGCCCCTCAAGAAGTTTACTGGTTTCAATGCCTTCTGGTATTCCCACCACCTTTTTGTCGTCGTCTATGCTCTCCTCATCGTCCATGGGTTTAAACTTTACCTCACCAAGGAATGGTATCAGAAAACGGTTAGTGCCCGTCTTCTCCTTGAAATCTTTGAATCTAACTGACCTTCCCCACCTCTTcccactttttctcttttgtcgATTGTGTTTTGACATTTTGGCTATTATTTCTTGTTGGCAGACATGGATGTATTTGGCAGTACCTGTGTCCCTTTATGCATGTGAAAGGTTAATCAGAGCTTTTAGATCCAGCATCAAGCCTGTTAAGATTATTAAGGTAATTAATTAAACTGTGCATTTGATCTCACTCCAAAAAACCATTCTCAATTGCTCaaatctctctcattttcatttcttttactgGAAGCATAAAACTGATtggatgattatttttttaaaacttaaaggTTGCTGTTTATCCGGGAAATGTCTTGACATTGCACATGTCAAAGCCTCAGGGCTTTAGATACAAGAGTGGGCAGTATATGTTTGTCAACTGTGCTGCGGTCTCTCCCTTCGAATGGtaggtaaaaatattatatatacaagcGGATGCACACTGTGGTTTGTTAGTGCCTACAAGGATTGACTAAAATCACagtaattatatgatatatcacCGGCTATCATTGCTGATGTGAACCAATTGATATTGGGTTTTGAACAGGCACCCATTTTCCATTACTTCAGCACCAGCAGATAATTATCTGAGTGTTCACATTAGAACACTTGGTGATTGGACACGACAGCTCAAAACTGTTTTCTCGGAGGTTCGTTTCACActgtttttgttatttatttgtttgcaATTTGCTTACGAATCAAATTGCCTCTTCCATTTCTTCTTTTAGGATTAAGATTGAACGTCCGTTTGTATTGGTTTAGGTTTGTCAGCCTCCAACTGCCGGGAAGAGCGGACTGCTCAGAGCTGATTTCATGCAAGGAAGTGATAACCCCAGGTAAGACGATCTATTGATTTTTAGCTGTGAAAACTGAAAAGTATTCCGAAAGAATCTTCTAATCtttagaaaaaagaagaaaaaggatatACACTAAAGCCACTGCTAATTGTCGACCTTTCCCATGTGCGTTGGTTGAGTTCACACCAAGATTTGGTATAATTTAAGTGTTAATGACGCCAATCATGATTGATCATTGTCCTAACTAATTCGAATGCGTTTACTTAAGACGGAGACGTTAAGGGCATTAAGCGGTTATTTGAATAGTGAGACGAgattagatgattttagataaaaattaaaaattaaataaaatattatttttaaatttaaaaaaagttaaattgaaatttaaaaaaattgtattgtttattatattttatataaaactttaataaaattgtaatgattagataaggtGAGATAGCTTCTGAATTCAAATAACCATCATTAATGTTTCTTCATTTATTGTTAGGTCTCCACCTATGCTATATTTTATTGCTAGTGATACCATTAGTGATTGATTTAGATTATCTAATCTTGCTTTGTGTTTTTAATGGCGGGGAAAACAGTTTTCCGAAAATACTGATAGATGGTCCATATGGAGCACCCGCACAAGACTACAAAAAATACGATGTGGTATTGCTCGTGGGGCTCGGGATCGGGGCCACACCCATGGTCAGCATTGTCAAGGACATCATCAACAACATCAAAACAAAGGATGAGGAAGATAGCACAGCGGAGGGGGCTCTAGAAAGTGGGAAAGCCAATAATAATCCATCAAGCCACAACAGCAAGAACAAGAGCAACAGAGGATTCAGGACGAGGAAAGCATACTACTATTGGGTAACAAGGGAACAGGGGTCTTTCGACTGGTTCAAAGGTATAATGAATGAGGTGGCGGAGATGGACGAGAAGGGAATGATAGAACTGCACAACTACTGTACAAGTGTGTACGAAGAAGGCGATGCCAGGTCAGCATTGATAGCCATGCTTCAGTCCCTTCACCATGCTAAGAATGGGGTGGACGTGGTGTCTGGGACCAGGGTCAAATCCCACTTCGCCAAGCCCAACTGGCGACAAGTCTACAAAAGGATTGCTCTCCAGCACCCGGATTCTCGAGTTGGTGAGTACTCACCTAACCCAGTCCACCTTCCATGGCCTAGCTAGCTTGCAACGTCTTTACCAACCATGTGTTGAAAAGCAATAtctactgtatatatatataatcataaaatgACGAAAGTCCTCATCTTTCTTTTGGTATTTCTGCAGGAGTATTCTACTGTGGGGCACCGGCACTAACAAAGGAATTGAGGCAACTGGCTTTGGACTTCTCCCACAAGACCTCCACCAAATTTGAATTTCACAAGGAGAACTTttaaaagaagaaggagaagaagatgatggcCGGTAATGGAAGAAAGCTACGTGAAAGTAGTAACCATTGATGTCTTTGTTTTTGTACAGGGTCGGTCTTGATGGCGGCCTTGCTCtacattacaaaaatatatacgGTACGTGGATAAGTTGAGTACGTAAGATATCCACGCCAAGGAAGGCATAGGATAAGATGAAGGACCAACCGCTGCCACCAATAAAAATGTTGGTTCGTGGCGGGCGCCACCAGCACCTAATTCCGTGTAgagaatttgttttatttttcttttatttttttatttattttttattttccatttctcTTCTATGATTTTTGACATGTATACTAGTCTTTTATTGACGTCGCCTTTAAAGTATATCATTATAAAAAGtaggtgtatttttttttttttttttaataatcaagcAAGTAGGTGTATTTTTTCAGAAGAAATAAGAAGTCGTTCTAGAGTAATAATTACTATACATCCAATTAcaacatgttttgttttttgttttttattttttaagcaaaAGGGCAAGAGAAAGAGATCAAAAGCTTGATACTTTATGAACCTAAACTAGTTAGAAAGCCACTCATTCATTAGAAGGTGGAGGTGGAGAATTGATTGAATTTTTTGcataaattttgttatataccTTCATTTTTAcgtgtttattatatattttattgatgtaattggtcaaaataattatttatattaaaaaattaatacaaccaattatattaataaaatatataaaaataactacacataaaatttttgtgatAGAAAAATGAAGTTATCTTTGTGCTTGCTACAAAGAAGTGTCATCCAAATCCCACCCATTGTGCTTCATTGTGATATTATAATGTAAGCACTAATAGAACACACTTTCCCGTGTGAAAGCAAGTTGCCCATTTTCTCCGACGGCTACACACACAGTACCAACAATTTCATTTCACCGAAATCTTTCAGATTTAGGCCATCCCACCTCATTTCCACCGGCGCGTAGTTGCCTCACACCATCACAAATGCACATGATCACAAATAATCATTGGCTACAGATGAGTTCACTTAATGTTATGCTATcgattatatttttacttttcctaACCGGTAATCTCAAAAATAGACCTGTAAATTTCTCTAAAAGTTATCGCAAGACAACAAACAATAGTACACCCGCCACTCTCATTGCTTCTAACAGAGTTGTTCGTAACTTTTTGCGATCGTCTTATTACCATCTTTTAAGACGACATCTTCTTGATAGAACTTGAGTGAAGACCAAGAAATTGATCgctaaaatctactttttcttttattcttttattcatatatttgtattattgttattatacaCTAAGTGTTTGTTGGGAAACTCTACCCTTCTTCATATATtatctttgttatttttttaataaaatttactcgTTTGCTtagggggggaaaaaaaaaacttacccaTTTTCTCCAAAAGTTATCGCAAGACAACAAACAATAGTACACCCGCCACTCTCATTGCTTCTAGTAGAGTTGTTCGTAACTTTTTGCGATCGTCTTATTACCATCTTTTAAGACGGCATCTTATTGGTAGAACTTGAGTGAAGACCAAGAAATTGATCgctaaaatctacttttttttttattcttttattcatatatttgtattattattattattctagaGCGTTTGTTGGGAAACTCTACCCTTCTTCATATATtatctttgttatttttttaataaaatttactcgCTTATTTAGGgggggggggaaaaaaaaaaacttacccattttctccaaaataattacTCACCTCAACAATTTTTATTCCAATATATTCATAATCCCGTGTGAAAGCAGGATGAATCGATGACGAATTGCGTACTtgaacctaaaaggataacgcTCGAAAAACAAATTATGTCAAATCTTCTTCTTTGGTTCGGtttgagttttactatatataaatacagtcgcgcactaatctgtgtactaatcttgatttattcatacttaaaatttaaattaacactgtttttaataaaatttactttttgaccaatcacatcacattgatgcacagattagtgcataattatacttgcaactatatttttccgtTCGATTTTTCTCTGGTTAAGAAGTGTAATTAAGGCACTTTACTGTAGGAGTGATATCTTAgagaaaatttataaatttatatgatttgaCATGATAGTTAGATTTatttaatagaaataataatttaatatattatattaaggtTTGGTTTAGTTACGAGATGAAACTATCTAATTTTGTctcataattattataaattttttaaatttttataaaaaatatattaaataattttttttattttaaaataaaaattatattttaataatattttattctattcgTAAATGAAACGTACTCATGATGCACATAAGTTCACTGTTTCATTCTACACATCCCCATCTTTCTTAAGCACAATTGATTAAGTGGGACATCTTTTATCAAGTCCAAGTCATGCTTGGTACCATTTGTGTTCAAACCTTAAAAAAGTGGAGAGTAGGTTGCCATTTAAACGACGtcacctttatttatttatttatataataaaatgagtaTTGTAAGTTATAATCTTACTTAGCATAACGATACTCAATGAGTATACTTTGAGGGTAAATATACGGAGACAGACAATTCGATGGTAAAGCCGTAAATGCAGACCAGACTTAATCCAATCTCTTTTTCTGGAAGGAAATGGACCAAATATTTATGACACTAAAGTGGTCACCAGTCGACAATTGAATTTGATACccaaaaaactaattaaataaaagaaagtggGGGGGACAATTACCAACATtgcatttgatttttgtttgataTGCAGTTGTCAACTTGGGATATGGATACGTGAATCGAAGACGAAAAATATTCTcgtgtattttaaaaaagaaaatatcactCTGTGTGAAGACTTTTTTCCCATTAAATcttcatacttaaaaaaaaaaaaagatagtcaTTACGTTGCAGCTTTGATCTTTAATGGCTTTTATCAATTGAATAATGGTGGTTGGCCTACCCGTAATTAGAGAAGCTTTTCATAGGAAAATATAtgtagaaaaatgttaaatctcCTTTTCTTGCTTAGTTAGAGAAACGGGGAAAACAAGTATTAGGCTTCGTTTTCTTGCTAGATCCGGAAAAGATCTTCCTTGACGCGTTGGACGTCTCCTTTTGCCCTGTTTGAAGGCAGAGAGATTGAAGCCAATTCTTACACTCTTTGGGATTGCGGTTTTTCAAGGTCCTTTAGGAATTAAGTTAGGCGAACTCTTGTAAAAGATGCTGGAATAATTGAGTCCGTCATAATAGCATCTTTCTTAAATCTTTCTGAGAATAATGTAGAGATGGGCAATCCCTCAACGTACCAAAGTTTATGGCTTTCAAACTATTGACAATCACAATTTTCAACTTTGCCTTGGAATGAGATTGTCAAATAGGTTTAgtaagtgagatgaaaatttttaattttagatgaaattttaaaatattattttttatattattattattttaaaatttgaaaaagttaaattgagatttgaaaagattgaattgtttattatattttttgtgaaaatttaaaaaaattgtaatgatgagatgagatgaaaattttgtattttatcttACTTGCCAAACCCATTTTCTAAATTTGCAGTGTCTGAATGGAACTCAGTTAAGTAATTCAGATAATCCATGATAATTTATGACGTAATCCTCCTTTTGGGGTACATGGCATAGATGTGATCACCGGTTCCCAAAATGGTGACAAATGGTATTAAAACAAACCTACTAATGGCATGTAATTGTGGGAGTTGCATAAAGACAGACTGTATCAAGAATGTCACTATGTTAAAAGCACATCATCCAAGAAATCAGACATTGCAGATCGCAACAGCATCTCAAAGGGCAAATCATAAGTTGATGGAACAAAAGAAAGATAATTGAATTACTCAGGTTTAACAAAATTGTTTTCGATTCTTTTACAGGTACTTGCTTCCTAGGTTCCTTGTGTATTAGACAAGGTTTGAGACGAGTCAGCATCGTTTTTACGGTCATGAACATGCTCATTGGTGGAGACTTCGGCCAATGAGATATCTGTAGAGTACTTTTTGATTCTCAAGGAAATGACAAAGCTTGATAGAATCCCAAGTGCAGGGAAAAGGTACGACCAAACCTGAGATTTCTGTGAACCAGATGATGAAGCAACAGCAGCACCAGCAAGGCTGCCAATGGATGTGTTCTGCAAGATCATTGGCAGGCATCCGATAACTGTCGGCAGtagaaaatccaaaacaaacCCAACTTTAGTAGCAGCTAGGGCATAATTTATGACATAGGAGGGTATGGGTGAGAAGCGAGCAAGCAGGACAAATTTCCAACCATCACGCTCAACTCCTCTGGAAAGGATATGGAAGTATTTGTTTCTCTGGGCCCACTCCATTGCTGAACTTGAACTCCTGAACACTAATCTGAAATAACCCGCATTATCATTATAGCTTTTAAAGAATTTAATGAGAACTGTGTGTGCACAcatatatgagagagagagagagagagagagagagagaggggggggggggggggggacattCTGCAATTTAATAAAGAAACCTGATGAAAGGCCCAAACTACAttgcctatactccaaaaggaccagtcaattatacaattggagtcccattggaactttataaatagcaaaaacttctcattcccaagcaatatgAGATcacatacaccacctacctttACACATCAAATGGAATATCACAATCTCCCTCCCTTAAGTTCCTAACGTCCTTGTCGGGCCAGTCCATCGTAGATGGCACGACTCAAGTCCTACATTTCTAATTCAGATAAgttttgataccatttgtaacgtctcaatggaaggcccaaaccacatgacccatactccaaaaggactagtcaatgataataattggagccccattggaaccttataaaaaataataatttctcattcctaaacaatgtgggatcccatacaccacctacccttacacattatatggggtatcacaacaGAACTGTGCTTTAGGGGCAGTTATGAACAGTTTTTGTATCAAACCAGCAAAATAGCATAGCTTAAATCCAATCACATTAGTCAGCCACAAAACTTCGATGCATCATGAAGATCTTAAGTGACATCAAACCTCCCCTAAATTTGCCCGTGGATTTCCCAAGAAAGGACTACTCTTTTAAGGATGTAGTCAGTAGCAGATGACCTCTAAACTATGATAGCTCATCTTTAATCATGTAGCATCCTTATAAAACTCTTTATACTCTAGCTTAATGTAAGTCTATAACTCCCCTCACCCCGccgccgcccccccccccccccccccaaaaaaaaaaaaaaaatgttgttaaCTTTCATCTTAACATTCTCACCTGCAAACATGTCCATTTTTTTACTTTCTCAATCTTTCTAGCAATTCATCCCTCTTAACATTCTCACTTCGAACATTTCATTGTTCAAACATGCTATATCTCAATTCCCAACACGCCATGACACAAATCATGTTGCATCCTTAAAAACTCTCTTTCAATTTTAGCTTAATGTGATATCCCACCCcggcgaaaaaaaaaaaaaaaaaaaaaaaaaaaaaaaaaaaaaaagttctttttTGCTTCCAAATGATCAATAGTCACTTTTAAATATTCCCTCTCGTTCTGGAGTGAGACATCCCTTAGATAGGTCTTCCACTTCATCCTATTCAAGTGTAAatgaaaaaatcattaaaaatgctCTGCAGGCCttaattttttatcactttagtAAAACTAAAAGACGACAATACACTGTTGTGAAcctaaattaaaagaaagacaGGTTCTACCAAAGGAGGagtgtaacaaatgaatcaaaataACCAATTCAGAACCTGCTAAGCATTCTTCTACCACTAAGCGAAAACAAGCATTAGTCAACAGGGAGGTGAAATGTTGCATGTTCTCTCAAATGCAGAATATATGACTTACATGCTTGTTCTTATATTAATCATACATTAAACACTCGCTCATAGTTGATTTGAGGCTTCTACAGCCATTTAATCAATGCGGTTAGGTGTGAAGAtgttgcaaataagacattGAGAATTTCGAGGCAGAATTCCAGATTAAAATTGTCTAAATCAGGTAACTGGAAAAGGAGCAGCTTTTTAAGAGTACGCTAGAGCTGACTTGGAACTCAAAGTCTCGTCACACATTGGGGACAGGAGTTACATTGGCATCTTGCAATAGCTGAACAGAACGCTGACCAACTACCAAATCTAAGAGTGTATTGAAAGTAACACAGACATATGCACCTCAATGGTACAAATGGACAAGTAGTACGGAATTCATTTCCATACACGGAAGGCACTACCAAGAACTAAGGGTGTACAAAAACTGGTCGGGACCGACGTGGACCGGCTGCCAGAGTGCGGAACCGGCAAAGAACTGATTGGCTGGCAGTAAAAATAGGATGCAACCGAAATTGGCCGGTTCGTTTACCGCTGAACCAGccgattatataaatatatatttttatatctatCGTAGTTAAAACGATGCCATTCCACTTGAGTTTAAGTGAAATGGCATTGTTTTATACCTAAAGTAtgcccccccaaaaaaaaaaaaattacaagggAAACGTCGTTTCATacataacatttaaaaaaaaaatgagtgaaaCGACACGGCGTCATTTCGATTTGAGCTCGTCTTCTTCCCctcccctcttcttcttcaatttctcagtttctctcattctctctctctctcccctgcaacactttctctctctactctctcagatGAACCTCACCACTAGAGGGACCAAGAACAGCCGGAGTCGATATGGCCGGTATTTCTCCTCCCCATTGACCAGTATGGTCAGTTGTTCCATGCAAATCCCCTTCATCGGCCAGCGTCTGGTCAAAAACTGGACCGATAGGGttggttttcacccctaccAAGAATGTGTCTTTGACACTAGTAGGCAAACAGCGATATCATATTTGTATGTCCAGATCTGATCCTTGagcaagttttatttatttgataagtaTGAAAGAGATTTGTTAATCCATGTAATTAGGTGAAGCCCAGGTACACAGGAACTAAGAAGCATACAAGAAAagcctaattacaagctaagcGCTGCAAAAAgaagcataaaagtcattaaaacttgttccattcaatacaatagatGATGCCCAAAGTAGCAATGTATGAAAGAAGAAGTCCCTAAACCCTTCCAGTGAGTGCTCCCCCTCCTCGAAACAACGGCCATTCCTCTcattccatgtgcaccacattaagcatagaGGCACCATCTTCGAAACAGCCGCAATTTGCCAGTTGCCCCTGAATACCTTTCCAACATGACAATATATCTATCACCCCCCTAGGCATGACCCATGCAATGCCGAGCCTTGTAAATATTTCATCCCATACAGCCTTTACTACTTCAGAGTAAAGAAGGAGGTTATCTGCTGATTCACTATCAtgtttgcacatgaagcaccaatcaATTATGTAGAAGACACTTTCTGAGCTTGTCAAtagtcaatattttattattttcctatGAGAAGCCAACCAGCAAAAGAAAGCAGCCTTTAAGGGGAACCCCATCCAAAGCCCTTCCATGTTCAAAGGTTTTTACGCACTTAGCTCAAA contains:
- the LOC122311234 gene encoding uncharacterized protein LOC122311234, whose product is MAGGGSSRRWWQVAVLVAVVGIVRELSKWYGWDKDEAMKVLRDWSDRLGVWAIPAYVGLHTLTLALCLPYAVFFEAAASLIFGFFPAVLCVFCAKVLGASLSFGIGRLVFRSSSSAMEWAQRNKYFHILSRGVERDGWKFVLLARFSPIPSYVINYALAATKVGFVLDFLLPTVIGCLPMILQNTSIGSLAGAAVASSSGSQKSQVWSYLFPALGILSSFVISLRIKKYSTDISLAEVSTNEHVHDRKNDADSSQTLSNTQGT
- the LOC122311692 gene encoding respiratory burst oxidase homolog protein D-like, which translates into the protein MGTGDGRGAWENNSDGIEIVGNDRRKAFSGPLAGAAQPPHHQFNRNKSRKSARFNLPPEHSLTSTSNSGAGDVDDGYVEITLDIRDDSVAVHSVQTAIEDPELALLAKRTLEKKSSSSLGASMLRSTSAHIRQVSQELKRLASLSRRSSAARRFDRTKSAAAHALKGLKFIAAAKSGGASGWPAIEKRFDELTASTNGLLVSSLFGECIGMNKESKEFAGELFGALARRHNISGDSINKQQLRGFWEQISDESFDSRLQTFFDMVDKDADGRITEEEVTEIISLSASANKLSNIQKQAKEYAALIMEELDPENAGYIMVYNLEMLLLQAPNQSVRISDSRILSQMLSQKLKPTMEDNPLRRWYQKIKYFLLDNWQRVWVMMLWLGIMMGLFAYKFVQYRNKAAFHVMGYCVCVAKGGAETLKFNMALILLPVCRNTITWLRNKTKLGTIVPFDDNLNFHKVIAVGISVGVGLHAISHLTCDFPRLLHATEEEYEPMEPYFGEEQPTNYWWFVKGVEGWSGIIMIVLMAIAFTLATPWFRRNRVNLPKPLKKFTGFNAFWYSHHLFVVVYALLIVHGFKLYLTKEWYQKTTWMYLAVPVSLYACERLIRAFRSSIKPVKIIKVAVYPGNVLTLHMSKPQGFRYKSGQYMFVNCAAVSPFEWHPFSITSAPADNYLSVHIRTLGDWTRQLKTVFSEVCQPPTAGKSGLLRADFMQGSDNPSFPKILIDGPYGAPAQDYKKYDVVLLVGLGIGATPMVSIVKDIINNIKTKDEEDSTAEGALESGKANNNPSSHNSKNKSNRGFRTRKAYYYWVTREQGSFDWFKGIMNEVAEMDEKGMIELHNYCTSVYEEGDARSALIAMLQSLHHAKNGVDVVSGTRVKSHFAKPNWRQVYKRIALQHPDSRVGVFYCGAPALTKELRQLALDFSHKTSTKFEFHKENF